The region AGTAGATTGGTTGTTCTGGTTTGTAACCTTTGTAAACACCGATCCACATTAACCAGTTCCATACACCATATGCTGCAAGGATTGCTAAAAGAGCAACAACACCTTGTCCTACAATCTTGTATTTTGCATAAAGTTCGCTGAAAGATTGGATTCTTGTAGCGTTAAGAGCAGTAATCTCTTCGGATTGGTTAAGTTTTACTAGCTGTCTTATTTTGAATAAGATCCAGATTAATAGACCTGCAATAGCGAAAAGTGAAATCATTACGATTTTAGCATTTCCTTCGCTAGCTTTAGCTGCATTTACAGCGTTTAGGTCTGGGGAATCAGTAGCTTTAGCATCTTTCTTTGCGTCAGCTGCTGGTTCAGCAGGAGGATTGGATGTATAGGCTAAGATATCATCGATATCTTTTTCAGAAAGATTCGGGAATTGTTGCATCTCAACTTTTCCGTTTTCTTCGAAGATTTTGTTTGCGTACTTGTCACCGGAAGCTCTTAAAGCTTTGTTGTCTTTAATCCACTTTTGGAACCAGTCGCGTCCTAGACCTTCCTCTGCTTTTACCTTTTCTACAATGCCTTTTAATGGTGGCCCAATTAGTTTTGAGTCAAGTTTGTGGCAGGCTGTACAATTTGTTTTAAAGAGCTCTGCCCCTTTTGCAGGGTCGCCTTCCTGTGCGTTATAAAGAGCACTGGTTGATAGCAAAATACCAATTGCAATCAGCCCTTTCTTGTAATGCTTTCTCCAATTAATCATTTAATTAATCTTGATTAGTTAATCTTTGATACTATATCATTCAATTCGGCAAAAATACTATTTTAACACTACATTAACAGGGCTAAAATATGTCTAAATGTCATTTTTCTTTAATTTATATCAATTCTAAATTAGTTTCAGGAATTAGTCTTATTTTTGCATAAATTAACTATTAATAGATGAAAAAGATATTTCAGATAGGAGCTGTTATGATGTTGTTTTGTTTTCAAAATATTTATGCTCAGAAGATTATCAGCAAGAAAGATAGTGTGGGCGGTAATGTTTATACTACGCAAATGGATAGCAGAATAAATGATTTGCTTACAAAGTCTGAAGAGAGTTGCAATCGTCCTGCAGGTCCTAAAATTGTAAATAATACTGGTGGTGGATCGGTAATAAGCGAGGATAGGATTGTTACAAGTACGCCTCGTGTTATTAATACAAAAACGTTATCCACGGCAGATATCTGTAGAAACAGACCTAAGCTTAGCGGGTATAAGATTCAGGTGGCTGTGACTAATAATAGCAATGATGCTAATAAGATAAGATATGAAGTGAGACAGAGCTTTCCGGATCTTAGAACGGAGCTTGACAGTAGTCTCAGACCTAACTATAAAATTCTTGCCGGAAGTTTCTTTAGTAAACAAAGCGGAAGCGAGGATCTGAGAAGGGTGAAAAGGTTATATGGCAGTGCTGTTCTTATTCCGTATAGAATCTTCTGTGTGGAAGCAAAATAAAAATAAAAAAAAGGAGGCTGATCAGCTTCCTTTTTTTATTGTAATCAGTACTTAGTTTTTTACTAAAAGTCTGAATCCTTCACCGTGTACATTGATGATCTCTAAACCTTCATCATCCTTAAGAAGTTTACGTAGTTTAGCTATATAAACGTCCATACTTCTTGCCGTAAAATAGTTCTCTTTCTTCCAGATTTTTCTTAGTGCCAAATCACGAGGCATAAAATCATTTCTGTGAATACAAAGAAGCTTCAGTAGCTCATTTTCTTTAGGGGAAAGCTTGTATTCCTGATCGTTTACACGTAGCTGGCGCAACATTGAATCAAAGAAGATGTTGCTGATTTTAAACTGCTCCTGTTCTTCATCTTCAATAGAAGAACTTCTTTGAAGAATGGCTTTGATTTTGTAAAGCAATAATTCAGTATCAAAAGGTTTTGTGATATAATCATCTGCCCCTATCTGGTATCCTTTAAGGATATCTTCACGCAGGTTTTTTGCTGTCAGGAAGATGATTGGAATATTTTTATCAATTTTTTTAATTTCTTCTGCTAAAGAAAAACCATCTTTTTTTGGCATCATTACATCGGTAATGCAGATGTCAAATTCGTTTTCGGTAAATTCTTTTAGTCCTTGTTCACCATCGGCAGCCAGAGTTACATCGAAGTTATTAATGGTTAAATAATCCTTCAGTACAGCTCCGAAGCTTTGGTCGTCTTCTACGAGTAAGATTCTGTTGTTCATTTTTTTAATATTTTGTTGTTAGACGATTAACGGAAGTTTTATGGTAAAGGTGCTTCCTTTTTCCTTTTGCGATTCTACAATTATTTGTCCTTTATGGAGTTCTATAATCTTTTTAACATAAGAAAGTCCAAGTCCTTGCCCTTTTACATTGTGAATATTTCCTGTTTCTTCACGGAAGAATTTTTCAAAAATCCGACTCTTATTTTCGGTCTCCATTCCCATTCCTTTATCAGAAATTTCAATAACATACCAGTTGCCTTCGTTTCTTGTTTTTATCTTTATTTCAGGCTTTTCCGGGGAGTATTTATTGGCGTTGTCCAATAGATTTACCAAAGCATTGGAAATATGGAATTCGTCAATTTTAAAGTTATATTTTTCCGCTTTGAATTCCTCAGTGAGTGTGCCTTCTCTTTGTTCAACAATGAGACGGAATGAGCGGGTAATTTCCTTAATCAATTCTCTTACATTAGTTGTTTTAAGGAAAAGCTTCATTTCGTTACGCTCCAGTTTCGACATATTCAGTACATTTTCTACCTGTTTTTTCATACGCAGATTTTCCTGTTTAATAAGGCTGGAATAGTACTTTACTTTCTCCGGATTGGTTGCTATTTTATCATTATTTAGGGAGTCTGTAGCAACGGAGATAGTAGCCAGTGGAGTTTTAAACTCATGAGACATATTGTTGATAAAATCTGTCTT is a window of Elizabethkingia anophelis R26 DNA encoding:
- a CDS encoding c-type cytochrome → MINWRKHYKKGLIAIGILLSTSALYNAQEGDPAKGAELFKTNCTACHKLDSKLIGPPLKGIVEKVKAEEGLGRDWFQKWIKDNKALRASGDKYANKIFEENGKVEMQQFPNLSEKDIDDILAYTSNPPAEPAADAKKDAKATDSPDLNAVNAAKASEGNAKIVMISLFAIAGLLIWILFKIRQLVKLNQSEEITALNATRIQSFSELYAKYKIVGQGVVALLAILAAYGVWNWLMWIGVYKGYKPEQPIYFSHKIHAGINKIDCQLCHSGAKYGKVSEIPSLNVCMNCHKAIPEYKGEYLEPGHDRDFYNGEIKKLYAATGWDPAKMAYTKEATPVEWTRIHNMPDFVYFNHSQHVIAGEQAIINSFNKKHPNEQIDVVCKACHGKIDTMNVVQMANDFTMGWCIECHRTTEVDMGNTYNQAYFEKLHDKLKKQYGSGAKITVDAIGGIECGKCHY
- a CDS encoding SPOR domain-containing protein, with amino-acid sequence MKKIFQIGAVMMLFCFQNIYAQKIISKKDSVGGNVYTTQMDSRINDLLTKSEESCNRPAGPKIVNNTGGGSVISEDRIVTSTPRVINTKTLSTADICRNRPKLSGYKIQVAVTNNSNDANKIRYEVRQSFPDLRTELDSSLRPNYKILAGSFFSKQSGSEDLRRVKRLYGSAVLIPYRIFCVEAK
- a CDS encoding response regulator transcription factor, whose amino-acid sequence is MNNRILLVEDDQSFGAVLKDYLTINNFDVTLAADGEQGLKEFTENEFDICITDVMMPKKDGFSLAEEIKKIDKNIPIIFLTAKNLREDILKGYQIGADDYITKPFDTELLLYKIKAILQRSSSIEDEEQEQFKISNIFFDSMLRQLRVNDQEYKLSPKENELLKLLCIHRNDFMPRDLALRKIWKKENYFTARSMDVYIAKLRKLLKDDEGLEIINVHGEGFRLLVKN